The following coding sequences are from one Paenibacillus stellifer window:
- a CDS encoding YitT family protein: MPRYLLSLLAVVFGSALIAAGFNLFLIPVRLLSGGVSGLAMLASYFTPLSVSLLYLLLNIPLLLAGWFQLGRRFITLSIASVTAATWLIELIPVKPLVSDTLLASVFGGVLVGIGSGISFRAGGSSGGFDILGSIISRRRDFPIGSVLVSLNALVILAAGYLENNWNIALASMLSMYVTGRVVDFIHISHIKVTVFIVTNRTDEMLQELLALQRGVTKIRTEGAYSHTEKDMLMTVTTRYELAELKRIVKKSDPQAFVNIVETVGVMGSFRKG, translated from the coding sequence TTGCCAAGATACCTCTTAAGCCTTCTTGCCGTTGTATTCGGCTCTGCGTTGATCGCGGCCGGCTTCAATCTGTTCCTCATTCCGGTGCGCCTGCTCAGCGGCGGCGTATCCGGTCTGGCCATGCTGGCCAGCTATTTCACACCCTTAAGCGTCAGCCTGCTCTACCTGCTTCTCAACATTCCGCTGCTCCTCGCAGGCTGGTTCCAGCTCGGGCGGCGGTTCATCACACTGAGCATAGCCTCCGTCACCGCAGCAACTTGGCTGATTGAGCTGATCCCGGTCAAGCCGCTGGTTTCGGATACACTGCTCGCCTCCGTATTCGGCGGTGTTCTCGTCGGGATCGGAAGCGGCATTTCGTTTCGGGCCGGCGGTTCGTCCGGAGGATTCGATATTCTGGGCTCGATCATCAGCCGGCGCCGGGACTTCCCGATCGGAAGCGTGCTCGTATCGCTTAATGCGCTAGTCATTCTGGCGGCGGGCTATCTGGAGAACAACTGGAATATCGCGCTGGCTTCCATGCTGTCCATGTATGTAACCGGACGCGTGGTTGATTTTATTCACATCAGCCACATCAAGGTGACGGTATTTATCGTGACGAACCGAACCGATGAAATGCTCCAGGAGCTGCTCGCCCTTCAGCGGGGTGTCACGAAGATCCGGACCGAGGGCGCGTACTCGCATACGGAGAAGGACATGCTGATGACCGTAACGACCCGCTACGAGCTGGCCGAGCTGAAGCGGATCGTCAAGAAGAGCGATCCTCAAGCCTTTGTCAATATTGTTGAAACCGTCGGCGTTATGGGTTCTTTCCGCAAAGGATGA
- a CDS encoding DEAD/DEAH box helicase, producing MKTFAEFDLEPKVLQAITELGFEEATPIQSQSIPIALTGSDLIGQAQTGTGKTAAFGIPLISKIAREEEKIVALIMTPTRELAIQVAEEIGKLSRFKGIRSLPIYGGQDIGRQIRGLKKKPQIIIGTPGRLLDHINRKTIRLDDVKTVVLDEADEMLDMGFMEDIQSILKLVPEERQTMLFSATMPPNIQRLAQQFLKNPEHVSVIPKQVSAPLIDQAYVEVPERQKFEALSRLIDMESPELAIVFGRTKRRVDELSEALQKRGYSADGLHGDLSQNQRDAVMRKFRDGSIDVLVATDVAARGLDVSGVTHVINFDLPQDPESYVHRIGRTGRAGKEGTAWSFVTPREIDHLRLIERVTRHRITRKPLPTMAEAIEGKQRVTAERLMDTLENAELNEYKGIAIQLLEQYDSVQLLSAAMKLLTGEKKDSEIQLTPEEPIRVKRRGGKHDLRSGRKPNGGYSGRGGYGSGSGGYRGGNREGGNRDSGSRDGGNRGGYSSGGYKGNREGGSREGSSYRGSGDRNKFQRPEGGERRAPKREDSYDI from the coding sequence TTGAAAACATTCGCAGAATTCGACTTGGAACCGAAGGTGTTGCAAGCTATTACAGAGCTTGGATTTGAGGAGGCAACCCCGATTCAATCCCAGTCCATCCCGATCGCTCTCACCGGAAGCGACCTGATTGGACAAGCTCAGACCGGTACAGGCAAGACGGCCGCTTTTGGTATCCCTCTTATCTCTAAAATCGCCCGCGAGGAAGAAAAAATCGTGGCTCTCATTATGACCCCGACCCGTGAGCTGGCTATTCAGGTGGCGGAAGAAATCGGCAAGCTGAGCCGTTTCAAGGGTATCCGTTCCCTGCCGATCTACGGCGGACAAGACATCGGCCGACAAATCCGCGGACTGAAGAAGAAACCGCAGATCATCATCGGTACACCGGGACGTCTACTTGACCACATTAACCGCAAAACGATCCGTCTTGATGACGTGAAGACCGTTGTACTTGACGAAGCGGACGAAATGCTGGATATGGGCTTCATGGAAGACATCCAGTCCATCCTGAAGCTAGTTCCGGAAGAGCGCCAGACGATGCTGTTCTCGGCCACAATGCCGCCGAACATCCAGCGTCTTGCCCAGCAGTTCCTGAAGAATCCGGAGCATGTCTCCGTAATTCCGAAGCAGGTCAGCGCGCCGCTGATCGACCAGGCGTATGTAGAAGTTCCGGAGCGCCAGAAGTTCGAAGCGCTCAGCCGTCTGATCGACATGGAATCGCCTGAACTGGCAATCGTATTCGGACGCACGAAGCGCCGGGTTGACGAGCTGTCCGAAGCTCTGCAGAAGCGCGGCTACTCTGCCGACGGTCTTCATGGCGACCTGTCGCAGAATCAGCGCGACGCCGTTATGCGCAAATTCCGCGACGGCAGCATCGACGTGCTTGTAGCGACTGACGTTGCAGCACGCGGTCTGGACGTGTCCGGCGTAACACATGTTATCAACTTCGACCTGCCGCAGGATCCGGAGAGCTACGTTCACCGGATCGGCCGTACGGGCCGCGCAGGCAAAGAAGGCACCGCCTGGTCGTTCGTGACTCCTCGCGAAATCGACCATCTTCGTCTGATCGAACGGGTAACCCGTCACCGGATTACCCGTAAGCCACTGCCTACGATGGCTGAAGCGATCGAAGGCAAGCAGCGCGTCACAGCCGAGCGTCTGATGGATACGTTGGAGAATGCCGAGCTGAATGAATACAAAGGCATCGCCATCCAGCTGCTGGAGCAGTACGACTCCGTTCAGCTGCTGTCCGCAGCCATGAAGCTGCTGACCGGTGAGAAGAAGGACTCGGAGATCCAACTGACTCCGGAAGAACCGATCCGCGTGAAGCGTCGCGGAGGCAAGCATGATCTGCGCAGCGGCCGCAAGCCGAATGGCGGCTATAGCGGACGCGGCGGATACGGCAGCGGCAGCGGCGGATATCGCGGTGGCAACCGTGAAGGCGGCAACCGTGATAGCGGCAGCCGTGATGGCGGGAACCGCGGCGGATACAGCAGCGGCGGTTACAAGGGCAACCGTGAAGGCGGAAGCCGCGAAGGCTCGAGCTACCGGGGAAGCGGCGACCGCAACAAATTCCAGCGTCCGGAGGGCGGAGAACGCCGCGCGCCGAAGCGTGAGGACTCTTACGATATCTAA
- a CDS encoding YesL family protein, translating to MEFKGAMGGLYRLTEWISRIAFSNVLWVLCSSPFIFFLVMKLILMASGQGGADEQITMNWAIALSAPFTVFPATSALFTVVRKWVMGNTDVGTFKTFFSGYKENYKKSMGGGVIYTLMFVVMYVDVTVYMNRMPNFRIVGILMLVLMIIMTISMFNFFSIVVHYQMAFKQVMINSILLTIARPIRVFSTLIGAVVLAFIGTKYPALFFVGIPSLIALFAFFNFYATYNKLQLQAEEKKRREEEEAAEALEAESAEGEDGGEPEDDTEKARPDKDVEGEDRPRV from the coding sequence GTGGAGTTTAAAGGAGCTATGGGCGGGCTGTACCGCCTTACGGAATGGATATCCCGAATCGCGTTCAGCAATGTGCTGTGGGTGTTATGTTCATCTCCGTTTATCTTTTTTCTGGTAATGAAATTGATCTTGATGGCCTCCGGCCAAGGGGGGGCGGACGAGCAGATCACGATGAACTGGGCGATTGCCCTGTCGGCGCCGTTTACCGTATTTCCCGCAACCTCGGCTTTGTTCACGGTTGTGCGCAAATGGGTAATGGGCAATACGGATGTCGGCACGTTCAAGACCTTCTTCTCGGGCTATAAAGAGAACTACAAGAAGAGCATGGGTGGAGGCGTCATTTATACGCTGATGTTCGTAGTGATGTACGTCGACGTAACGGTGTACATGAACCGAATGCCCAATTTCAGAATCGTCGGTATTCTGATGCTGGTGCTCATGATCATCATGACGATTTCAATGTTCAATTTCTTCTCGATCGTCGTGCATTACCAGATGGCCTTCAAGCAGGTGATGATCAACTCGATTCTGCTGACAATCGCCCGTCCGATCCGGGTGTTCAGCACACTGATCGGAGCTGTCGTCCTCGCCTTCATCGGGACGAAGTATCCGGCTCTCTTCTTTGTCGGTATTCCGTCTTTGATTGCGTTGTTCGCTTTCTTCAACTTCTACGCGACGTACAACAAGCTGCAGCTGCAGGCTGAAGAGAAGAAGCGGCGGGAAGAGGAAGAAGCAGCGGAAGCGCTTGAAGCAGAAAGCGCGGAAGGGGAGGACGGCGGCGAACCGGAGGATGACACAGAAAAAGCCCGTCCCGACAAGGATGTAGAGGGTGAGGATCGTCCAAGAGTATAA
- a CDS encoding DUF1499 domain-containing protein — MSLKRTLVGLFRSHEGTSDRAKEPALKTRYYNLTKDKGWEEVSSTLKKIPGYKVLHEVQSVGEIILEKKTAFGRTLDITVSVLNTSPSRCAVDIYSASRGSLGDLGANYRVIMRLYDSLDKKLGKHKLD, encoded by the coding sequence TTGTCTCTAAAAAGAACCTTGGTCGGCTTGTTCCGCAGTCATGAAGGAACGAGCGACCGTGCCAAAGAACCTGCACTCAAAACGCGGTATTACAACCTCACCAAAGATAAAGGTTGGGAGGAAGTCTCCTCCACTCTGAAGAAAATTCCTGGCTACAAGGTCCTTCACGAGGTTCAGTCCGTAGGGGAGATTATCCTGGAGAAGAAGACGGCTTTCGGCCGCACGCTCGACATTACCGTATCGGTTCTGAACACCTCTCCGTCGCGATGCGCCGTCGACATCTATTCGGCTTCCCGCGGTTCGCTTGGAGACCTGGGCGCCAATTACAGAGTCATTATGCGGCTCTACGACTCTCTCGACAAGAAACTCGGCAAGCATAAGCTGGATTGA
- the tpx gene encoding thiol peroxidase produces MTQERTGIAAFKGSPITLVGPELRPGDQAPDFVLSKNLLEDATLKDYSGKVKLISVVPSLDTGVCDAQTRRFNTEAAELGDEVVILTVSADLPFAQARWCGAAGIDRVITLSDYKENSFGTAYGVLIKEFKLDMRSIFVLDKNDKIVYVEYLAEMSEHPNYEAAINAVKALL; encoded by the coding sequence GTGACGCAGGAAAGAACAGGCATTGCCGCTTTTAAAGGAAGTCCCATCACGCTCGTGGGACCGGAGCTCCGTCCCGGCGATCAGGCTCCCGATTTTGTACTCAGCAAAAATCTGCTGGAAGATGCCACGCTGAAGGATTACAGCGGTAAAGTAAAGCTGATCAGCGTCGTCCCTTCCCTGGACACCGGCGTATGCGATGCGCAGACCCGGCGGTTCAACACTGAAGCAGCCGAGCTTGGCGATGAAGTAGTCATTCTTACGGTAAGCGCCGATCTTCCATTTGCCCAGGCACGCTGGTGCGGAGCGGCCGGCATCGACCGCGTCATCACGCTCTCCGATTATAAGGAGAATTCGTTCGGCACAGCTTACGGCGTACTGATCAAGGAATTCAAGCTGGATATGCGGTCCATCTTCGTGCTGGACAAGAACGATAAAATCGTCTATGTCGAGTATTTGGCCGAAATGTCCGAGCATCCGAACTACGAAGCCGCGATCAACGCGGTGAAAGCTCTCCTCTGA
- a CDS encoding rhomboid family intramembrane serine protease yields the protein MIFIRYENWRSYLKYYPVTSIILLINLIMFLVLTFNGGSTNSDTLLRYGAIVNFGVERGEAWRYIAAIFLHNGFEHLLFNCFALLVFIPPLERLMGWWRYALLYLLGGIAGNLAAAGVWGGAMSEPTLSVGASGAIFAAYGAYLYIALFQRSLMDENSRKTLYSLLVVGIISSFITPNVGWEAHIGGLIAGFILYGLIIRLSSPRRSR from the coding sequence ATGATATTCATTCGTTATGAGAACTGGAGAAGCTATCTCAAATATTATCCCGTAACCAGCATCATTCTGCTCATAAATCTGATCATGTTCCTGGTGCTGACCTTTAATGGCGGTTCCACCAACAGTGATACGCTGCTTCGCTACGGCGCCATTGTCAATTTTGGAGTGGAGCGGGGAGAGGCATGGCGATATATCGCGGCTATTTTTCTGCATAACGGTTTCGAGCATCTGCTGTTCAACTGCTTCGCGCTGCTGGTCTTCATTCCTCCGCTGGAGCGCCTGATGGGCTGGTGGCGCTATGCGCTGCTGTACCTGCTCGGAGGCATTGCCGGCAATTTGGCCGCCGCAGGCGTATGGGGTGGTGCGATGAGCGAGCCTACGCTGTCCGTAGGCGCCTCGGGAGCCATTTTTGCCGCCTATGGGGCATATCTGTACATTGCGCTGTTTCAGCGCTCTCTGATGGACGAGAATTCGCGCAAAACGCTATACTCGCTGCTGGTGGTCGGGATCATATCCTCGTTTATCACGCCGAATGTAGGCTGGGAAGCGCATATCGGCGGGCTGATTGCCGGGTTTATACTGTACGGGCTAATCATCAGGCTCTCTTCACCGCGAAGAAGCCGTTAA
- a CDS encoding LysR family transcriptional regulator, with the protein MELRQLQYFLKVAQKEHVTRAAEELHVAQSAVSRQIHLLEEELGVDLFMQKGRNLYLTPVGQLFCKRVESILKDLDRSVAEVHEFLDPERGEIRIGFPHSLGTHLIPAIVSEFRKHYPHVKFRFKQGTYPSLIKDVLSGEVDLAFTSPCPESDEQLVGDVVMTEELFAILPRNHPLAQEQVISLEQLKEEQFVLFSQGYSLRPIVWQACQKAGFTPQIAFEGGETDTIRGLVAAGMGVSLLPEMALFQTGSLQPAQVRVIEPAVTRTIGLIHRSDGKLPLVARSFRAFLLTYFRMRQNNTPVGS; encoded by the coding sequence ATGGAGCTTAGACAGCTGCAATATTTTCTGAAGGTTGCTCAAAAAGAACACGTCACCCGGGCTGCGGAGGAGCTGCATGTGGCGCAGTCGGCAGTCAGCCGCCAGATCCACTTGCTTGAGGAGGAGCTTGGCGTAGACTTGTTCATGCAGAAGGGACGAAATCTGTATCTGACTCCGGTGGGACAGCTGTTCTGCAAAAGGGTGGAATCCATCCTGAAGGATCTGGACCGGTCGGTGGCCGAAGTCCATGAATTTCTGGATCCCGAGCGCGGGGAAATCCGGATCGGATTTCCTCATAGTCTGGGGACCCATCTCATTCCTGCGATCGTCTCCGAGTTCCGCAAGCATTACCCCCATGTGAAGTTCCGGTTCAAGCAGGGGACATACCCTTCGTTAATCAAGGATGTGCTGTCAGGCGAGGTCGATCTGGCGTTCACCTCTCCATGCCCGGAGAGCGATGAGCAACTGGTAGGAGATGTGGTGATGACCGAGGAGCTGTTCGCCATCCTGCCCCGAAACCATCCGCTCGCCCAGGAGCAGGTAATTTCCCTGGAGCAGCTGAAAGAAGAGCAGTTCGTGCTGTTCAGTCAGGGCTACTCTCTTCGGCCGATCGTGTGGCAGGCTTGCCAGAAGGCCGGTTTCACGCCGCAGATCGCTTTCGAGGGAGGAGAGACGGATACGATACGCGGACTGGTGGCGGCCGGCATGGGCGTGAGTCTGCTGCCCGAAATGGCGTTGTTCCAGACGGGTTCGCTGCAGCCGGCCCAGGTCAGGGTTATAGAGCCTGCAGTGACCCGTACAATCGGCCTTATCCATCGATCGGACGGCAAGCTGCCATTGGTGGCCCGTTCGTTCAGGGCGTTTCTGTTGACCTACTTCCGCATGAGACAAAACAATACCCCGGTCGGCTCCTAG
- a CDS encoding zinc metallopeptidase, giving the protein MMGFMYLLIIVAFIFSLWAQFRVKGSFNRWSQVPNQNGLTGYEAARRMLDVNGLSDIPIEPVRGTLTDHYDPIHRVVRLSEPVYYERSISAVSVACHEVGHAIQHKVHYPMLVLRHRMFPVVNFASGVAPFMLIAGFLFSSLNLIGLGIIFFSAAVAFQLVTLPVEFNASNRARQVMVEQGFIRNEEERGVAKVLNAAALTYVAAALVSVLELLRLILVYTSSRD; this is encoded by the coding sequence ATGATGGGATTTATGTATCTATTAATTATTGTCGCCTTTATTTTTTCACTATGGGCGCAGTTTAGAGTCAAAGGATCTTTCAACCGATGGTCTCAGGTGCCCAACCAGAACGGACTGACCGGCTATGAAGCCGCCAGAAGAATGCTGGACGTCAATGGACTCAGCGACATTCCGATCGAACCGGTACGTGGCACGCTCACTGACCACTATGACCCGATTCATCGTGTTGTCCGCCTTTCGGAGCCGGTCTATTACGAACGCTCCATCTCGGCTGTTTCCGTCGCCTGCCACGAGGTCGGCCACGCCATCCAACACAAGGTGCATTATCCGATGCTGGTGCTGCGCCACCGGATGTTTCCGGTAGTCAACTTCGCCTCCGGCGTTGCGCCGTTCATGCTGATCGCCGGCTTCCTGTTCAGTTCGCTGAACCTTATCGGCCTCGGTATCATCTTCTTCTCGGCGGCCGTTGCCTTCCAGCTTGTAACGCTTCCGGTCGAATTCAACGCCAGCAACCGGGCGCGCCAGGTCATGGTAGAGCAGGGCTTTATCCGCAATGAGGAAGAACGCGGCGTTGCCAAGGTGCTCAATGCAGCTGCACTGACCTATGTCGCCGCAGCGCTCGTATCCGTGCTTGAACTGCTTCGTCTGATTCTCGTCTACACAAGCAGCCGCGACTAA
- a CDS encoding MerR family transcriptional regulator has translation MGELAKAAGLSERTIDYYTKLGLIDPQTRSEKNYRLYSHETVVLLERINEWKQDKYSLEEIRSLIGKWKAATAEAAVSGKLAELEVHMQKLQRELKELEPALSQLKPNQARRALAHLVPQGLACIEAIRIMMTQGPSM, from the coding sequence ATCGGCGAGTTAGCGAAGGCCGCGGGCTTGAGCGAACGAACCATCGATTATTACACCAAACTGGGACTTATCGATCCGCAAACGCGCAGCGAGAAGAACTATAGACTGTACAGCCATGAAACCGTAGTCCTATTGGAACGTATTAATGAATGGAAGCAGGACAAATACTCATTGGAGGAAATCCGGTCACTGATCGGCAAATGGAAGGCAGCCACCGCAGAAGCAGCAGTCTCCGGCAAGCTTGCTGAGCTGGAGGTACACATGCAGAAGCTTCAGCGAGAACTCAAGGAGCTCGAGCCGGCGCTAAGCCAGCTTAAGCCGAACCAGGCCAGACGGGCGCTAGCTCATCTCGTCCCGCAGGGACTTGCCTGCATTGAAGCCATCCGGATTATGATGACGCAGGGTCCTTCGATGTAA
- a CDS encoding ammonium transporter, which yields MKRKWLCFVLAMLTLMIYPVSAFAADAPAPADLQIGLDTAFTFLAFILVFFMQAGFALLEAGSVRMKNAGHVAGKTVLTLAIASLCFWAIGFAFGFGDGNNIIGTTGFFYGGDSAASHYANALGFSDVTMNVKFLFQMAFAAVSLAIVSGGMAERAKLSVYIIFGILFSVIIYPVVAHWVWGGGWLATKGMQDYAGSTVVHLTGATAAVVATILLKPRLGKFNKEGKPVIIPGHNQVLTVLGVIILWFGWFGFNPGSALSPMGGFFGHVALTTNIAAAAGGLAALVASWLYFGKSDIPAMLNGVLAALVAITGACAFVQPWAAIIIGLIAGAFTFMTAQWLERAGLDDPIYAFSVHGIAGMWGAVSTGLFADPDLIEANALVGKAGLFYGGGLHQLGVQVLGVVGTFVFVAVMSFICLYIIKLVIGLRVTEEEELMGLDISEHGTYGYPEQMKLITDSEKK from the coding sequence ATGAAAAGAAAATGGCTTTGTTTTGTGTTAGCGATGCTGACATTAATGATTTATCCGGTCAGCGCATTCGCGGCCGATGCTCCTGCGCCGGCAGACCTACAGATCGGTCTGGACACGGCATTTACATTCTTGGCGTTCATTCTGGTATTCTTTATGCAAGCAGGTTTTGCCCTTCTTGAGGCCGGTTCGGTCCGCATGAAGAATGCTGGTCACGTAGCCGGCAAGACGGTTCTGACGCTGGCGATTGCAAGCTTGTGCTTCTGGGCAATCGGCTTCGCATTCGGCTTCGGTGACGGCAACAATATTATTGGTACTACCGGCTTCTTCTACGGCGGTGATTCAGCAGCATCTCATTATGCGAACGCATTGGGCTTCTCCGACGTAACGATGAATGTGAAATTCCTGTTCCAGATGGCGTTCGCGGCAGTTTCCCTTGCCATCGTCTCCGGCGGTATGGCTGAACGCGCGAAGCTGAGTGTATACATTATCTTTGGTATCCTGTTCTCGGTAATCATTTATCCGGTTGTTGCTCACTGGGTATGGGGCGGCGGCTGGCTGGCAACAAAAGGTATGCAGGACTATGCAGGTTCCACTGTCGTCCATCTGACAGGTGCTACAGCGGCGGTAGTCGCTACGATCCTGTTGAAACCGCGCCTTGGCAAGTTCAACAAAGAAGGCAAGCCGGTTATCATTCCGGGTCATAACCAAGTATTGACGGTTCTTGGTGTAATCATTCTCTGGTTTGGCTGGTTCGGCTTCAACCCCGGCAGCGCATTGTCCCCTATGGGCGGTTTCTTCGGCCACGTTGCTCTGACAACGAATATCGCGGCTGCGGCCGGCGGTCTTGCAGCACTTGTCGCTTCCTGGCTGTACTTCGGCAAATCTGACATTCCGGCTATGCTGAATGGCGTACTCGCCGCTCTGGTTGCCATTACCGGCGCCTGCGCATTCGTTCAACCTTGGGCTGCCATCATCATCGGTCTGATCGCCGGTGCATTCACTTTCATGACGGCACAATGGCTGGAACGTGCTGGACTTGACGATCCGATCTATGCTTTCTCCGTTCACGGCATTGCTGGTATGTGGGGTGCAGTATCCACTGGTCTGTTCGCAGATCCTGATCTTATCGAAGCTAACGCTCTGGTTGGTAAAGCTGGTCTGTTCTATGGCGGCGGCCTTCACCAGTTGGGTGTGCAAGTTCTCGGTGTTGTCGGTACCTTCGTATTCGTTGCCGTCATGTCCTTCATCTGCCTGTACATCATCAAGCTGGTTATCGGCCTGCGTGTAACGGAAGAAGAAGAACTGATGGGTCTGGACATCAGCGAACACGGTACTTACGGATATCCTGAGCAAATGAAGCTGATCACGGATTCCGAGAAAAAGTAA
- a CDS encoding DUF294 nucleotidyltransferase-like domain-containing protein, whose protein sequence is MEIDDWDYDAAYQSIAASGSPQELKTRRIACQKALLNQLHVIPIEEWMVHVNTMHDAVARRAVTLSEAQMIEAGYGPPPCAYSFIVFGSAGREESTLWSDQDNGLIIEGEPEEAKKLYFEEFGSVLSAMLEQAGYEKCEGKVMCSETLWCKTLQEWKEQLASWSSTLEWEPIRYLIISSDMRHIAGDQELSKSWLDYFHEGFQSNDKLLAAVLRNTVRHKATLNLLGQVLTERFGDNAGGFDVKYGLYIPLVNGVRYFSLQNGIRETSTLKRLKSLSDEYHHLPEGVHKAFLTALSMRSSTPFTEQDGLLTGSDYASENELKSRQLMSDLRKSLLLVRRIHRILQRQLRLAERRQL, encoded by the coding sequence ATGGAAATCGACGATTGGGACTATGATGCAGCATATCAGTCCATCGCAGCCTCCGGTTCGCCGCAGGAGCTAAAGACAAGGCGGATTGCCTGTCAGAAGGCTCTCCTGAATCAACTTCATGTTATCCCGATCGAGGAATGGATGGTCCATGTCAACACAATGCATGACGCCGTTGCAAGACGAGCGGTGACCTTATCCGAGGCGCAGATGATTGAGGCGGGCTATGGCCCGCCTCCCTGCGCTTATTCCTTTATCGTATTCGGCAGCGCCGGGCGGGAGGAATCAACGCTTTGGAGCGATCAGGATAACGGGCTGATTATCGAGGGGGAACCGGAAGAAGCCAAGAAGCTTTATTTTGAGGAATTCGGATCTGTGCTGTCCGCTATGCTGGAACAAGCCGGATACGAGAAATGCGAAGGAAAAGTCATGTGCTCCGAAACGCTGTGGTGCAAGACGCTCCAGGAGTGGAAGGAGCAGCTAGCATCATGGAGTTCTACGCTTGAGTGGGAGCCGATCCGGTATTTAATCATATCGTCCGATATGCGTCATATTGCCGGTGACCAGGAGCTGTCGAAGTCCTGGCTTGATTATTTTCATGAAGGGTTTCAAAGTAACGACAAGCTGCTGGCAGCGGTTCTGCGTAATACCGTCAGACATAAGGCTACGCTGAATTTGCTCGGACAGGTGCTTACGGAGCGGTTCGGGGACAATGCAGGCGGTTTTGACGTCAAATACGGTCTGTACATCCCGCTTGTGAATGGAGTCCGGTACTTTTCGTTGCAGAACGGGATACGCGAGACCTCGACGCTGAAGCGGCTGAAATCGTTAAGCGACGAGTATCATCATTTGCCGGAAGGCGTCCATAAAGCGTTTCTGACGGCGCTTAGCATGCGGTCGAGCACTCCGTTCACGGAACAAGACGGGCTGCTGACAGGCAGCGATTATGCATCGGAGAATGAATTGAAGAGCAGGCAGTTGATGTCCGATTTGAGGAAGAGCCTGCTTCTTGTCCGGCGGATTCACCGCATTCTGCAGCGGCAGCTCCGCCTGGCGGAAAGGAGACAGCTATGA
- a CDS encoding exonuclease domain-containing protein, which produces MKEPNKGGGFWNSLRHGGMPSALASMRGGETGQQTAQQLAFIRSLMREKRRPEVLHTPLSELETVVFDLETTGFSSQHGDEILSIGAIKVVGEEIQEEECFYTLVNCQTAIPANITELTGITNEMCDKAPSLIDGLHSFMSFVEKRVLIAHASAHDKAFLNAALWKTSKVQLTHRVLDTMMLARWLEPNRSNYTLDELLAVHGIPIHGRHHALEDSKMTAELWVSYLREIANRKQVETLGDLYAYLSRS; this is translated from the coding sequence ATGAAGGAGCCGAACAAAGGCGGCGGATTCTGGAACAGCCTAAGACATGGCGGGATGCCGTCTGCGCTCGCTTCGATGCGTGGCGGCGAGACGGGACAGCAGACTGCCCAGCAGCTTGCGTTCATTCGGTCGCTAATGAGAGAGAAACGCCGTCCCGAAGTTCTGCACACGCCGCTGTCCGAGCTCGAGACGGTTGTGTTTGATCTTGAGACGACAGGCTTCTCCAGCCAGCACGGCGACGAGATTCTGTCGATTGGCGCGATCAAGGTCGTTGGTGAGGAGATTCAGGAAGAGGAATGCTTCTACACACTGGTTAACTGCCAGACGGCCATTCCGGCAAACATCACCGAACTGACCGGGATCACGAATGAAATGTGCGACAAGGCTCCTTCGCTGATTGACGGACTTCATAGTTTCATGTCTTTTGTGGAAAAAAGAGTGCTGATCGCTCACGCCAGCGCTCATGATAAAGCCTTTCTCAACGCTGCACTTTGGAAGACCTCCAAGGTTCAGCTGACCCATCGCGTGCTGGACACGATGATGCTGGCTCGCTGGCTTGAACCGAACCGCAGTAATTACACGCTAGACGAGCTGCTCGCGGTTCACGGAATTCCGATCCACGGCCGGCATCATGCCCTTGAGGATTCCAAGATGACAGCAGAGCTGTGGGTCTCTTATCTGCGTGAGATCGCTAACCGCAAGCAGGTCGAGACGCTTGGCGATCTTTACGCTTACTTGAGCAGAAGCTGA
- a CDS encoding Mov34/MPN/PAD-1 family protein, translating to MTAYQGTAPTIRLRPSVYQALGKHLASNLPHEACGVLLGAAAAGGMRIDTYVPMRNVAPDPLHAFVPHPADWVSALFMTPPPVGLFHSHPRSAPLPSAADYAGLQGLEEHFAVYLIGAPGSAAGEFIRLNGYGITRTRTGQGSLSLGLAEAQLQLLLK from the coding sequence ATGACAGCATACCAGGGAACAGCTCCGACCATCAGGCTGAGGCCTTCCGTCTATCAAGCGCTGGGGAAGCACTTGGCATCCAATCTTCCGCACGAAGCGTGCGGCGTCCTGCTGGGTGCTGCCGCAGCGGGCGGCATGCGCATCGACACTTATGTGCCCATGCGCAACGTAGCGCCTGACCCGCTGCATGCATTCGTGCCGCATCCGGCTGACTGGGTGTCGGCGCTGTTCATGACGCCGCCTCCCGTAGGCCTGTTTCACTCCCATCCACGTTCCGCCCCACTCCCCTCTGCCGCCGATTACGCCGGTCTGCAAGGGTTAGAGGAGCATTTCGCGGTCTATTTGATTGGTGCGCCGGGGTCCGCCGCTGGCGAATTTATCCGACTCAATGGTTACGGAATTACCCGCACCCGGACCGGGCAAGGGTCCTTGAGCTTAGGTCTCGCTGAAGCGCAGCTTCAGCTTCTGCTCAAGTAA